A region from the Streptomyces sp. 3214.6 genome encodes:
- a CDS encoding cytochrome P450, with protein MAVVEDLSFDPWDPAFVADPYPAYAELRGRGRVIYYEPTDQWLVSRHADVSALLRERRLGRTYQHRFTHEDFGRTAPPPEQEPFHTLNDHGMLDLEPPDHTRIRRLVSKAFTPRTVEQLKPYVRRLAGELVDRLVEAGGGDLLSDVAEPLPVAVIAEMLGIPESDRGPLRPWSADICGMYELHPSQETAARAVRASVEFSEYLRELIAARRKEPGDDLISGLIAAHDEGDRLTEQEMISTAVLLLNAGHEATVNATVNGWWALFRNPEQLAALRADHSLVPSAVEELMRYDTPLQLFERWVLDDIEIDGTVVPRGAEIAMLFGSANHDPAVFADPERLDLTRADNPHISFSAGIHYCIGAPLARIELAASMTALLERAPTLSLAAEPRRKPNFVIRGLEGLSVTL; from the coding sequence ATGGCTGTAGTTGAGGACCTTTCCTTCGATCCGTGGGATCCGGCGTTCGTGGCGGATCCGTATCCGGCGTATGCCGAGCTTCGGGGGCGGGGGCGGGTGATCTACTACGAGCCGACCGACCAGTGGCTGGTGTCTCGGCACGCGGATGTGTCGGCGTTGTTGCGGGAGCGGCGGCTGGGGCGGACGTATCAGCACCGGTTCACGCACGAGGACTTCGGGCGGACCGCGCCGCCCCCCGAGCAGGAGCCGTTCCACACGCTCAACGACCACGGGATGCTCGACCTGGAGCCGCCGGACCACACGCGGATCCGGCGGCTGGTGTCGAAGGCGTTCACGCCGCGCACCGTGGAGCAGCTGAAGCCGTATGTGCGGCGGCTGGCCGGGGAGCTGGTGGACCGGCTGGTGGAGGCGGGCGGGGGCGATCTGCTGAGCGACGTCGCCGAGCCGCTGCCCGTCGCCGTGATCGCGGAGATGCTGGGGATTCCGGAGTCGGACCGAGGGCCGCTGCGGCCCTGGTCGGCCGACATCTGCGGGATGTACGAGCTCCACCCGTCGCAGGAGACCGCGGCGCGGGCTGTGCGCGCCTCCGTCGAGTTCTCCGAGTATCTGCGGGAGCTGATCGCCGCCCGGCGCAAGGAGCCCGGCGACGATCTGATCTCCGGGCTCATCGCCGCCCACGACGAGGGCGACCGGCTCACCGAGCAGGAGATGATCTCGACCGCCGTGCTGCTGCTGAACGCCGGGCACGAGGCGACCGTCAACGCCACCGTCAACGGGTGGTGGGCGCTGTTCCGGAACCCGGAGCAGTTGGCCGCGCTGCGTGCCGATCACTCGCTCGTGCCGTCCGCCGTCGAGGAGCTGATGCGATACGACACCCCGCTGCAGCTCTTCGAGCGGTGGGTGCTGGACGACATCGAGATCGACGGGACCGTCGTGCCCCGGGGCGCCGAGATCGCCATGCTGTTCGGGTCCGCCAACCACGACCCGGCCGTGTTCGCCGACCCGGAGCGGCTCGATCTGACCCGCGCGGACAACCCGCACATCTCCTTCAGCGCGGGCATCCACTACTGCATCGGCGCACCGCTGGCCCGCATCGAGCTGGCCGCGTCGATGACGGCACTGCTGGAACGCGCCCCGACCCTGTCCCTCGCCGCCGAGCCGCGACGCAAGCCGAACTTCGTGATCCGAGGGCTGGAGGGGCTCAGCGTGACCCTCTGA
- a CDS encoding MFS transporter: MPDVRLASPQGKWILFTTVLGSSMALLDSTVVNVALPRIGRDLDADLAALQWTVNAYLLTLAGLILLGGSLGDRYGRRKVFLVGVVWFAAASLLCGLAANAGVLVAARALQGVGGALLTPGSLAIIQASFHRDDRGRAVGLWSGFGGIGAAVGPFLGGWLVDGPGWRWVFLLNVPLALVCVPVALRHVPESGDGRKHGRFDVLGAVLGALALALVTYALIEAGSGPLEVVVAAAVAGVATGAAFVAVERRQPDPMLPPDIFASRQFTAVNLVTLCVYAAFGGFFFLSAVQLQVVVGWSALGAGTALLPTTVLMLLLSARSGELAVRIGPRIPLTVGPLLCAAGMLLMLRVGPDASYVPDVLPAVLVLGLGMVSLVAPLTATVLASVDVARAGLASGINNAAARAAGLIAVAALPLLTGMGQEAYRSADAFDDAFRRAMMLCAGVLALGAVVAFATVRRLPPDCRRPECRTHGSVLAPPLEGERAKPRLG; the protein is encoded by the coding sequence ATGCCCGATGTCCGGCTGGCCTCCCCCCAGGGCAAGTGGATCCTGTTCACCACCGTGCTCGGCTCCAGCATGGCCCTGCTGGACTCGACCGTCGTCAACGTCGCCCTGCCGCGCATCGGCCGCGACCTGGACGCCGACCTCGCCGCCCTGCAGTGGACGGTCAACGCCTATCTGCTCACGCTGGCCGGGCTGATCCTGCTCGGCGGTTCTCTCGGGGACCGGTACGGGCGGCGGAAGGTCTTCCTGGTCGGGGTGGTGTGGTTCGCCGCCGCCTCGCTGCTGTGCGGGCTCGCCGCGAACGCCGGGGTGCTGGTCGCCGCCCGTGCCCTGCAAGGCGTCGGGGGCGCGCTCCTCACGCCGGGCTCCCTCGCGATCATCCAGGCCTCCTTCCACCGCGACGACCGGGGGCGGGCGGTCGGCCTGTGGTCGGGGTTCGGGGGCATCGGGGCGGCCGTCGGGCCGTTCCTGGGCGGCTGGCTGGTGGACGGCCCGGGCTGGCGGTGGGTGTTCCTGCTGAACGTGCCGCTGGCGCTGGTGTGCGTGCCGGTGGCGCTGCGGCACGTGCCCGAGTCCGGGGACGGCCGTAAACACGGCCGCTTCGACGTCCTGGGCGCCGTCCTGGGCGCGCTGGCGCTGGCCCTCGTCACGTACGCCCTGATCGAGGCCGGGAGCGGACCGCTGGAGGTGGTCGTGGCGGCGGCGGTCGCGGGCGTGGCGACCGGGGCCGCCTTCGTGGCGGTGGAGCGGCGCCAGCCGGACCCGATGCTTCCGCCCGACATCTTCGCGTCCCGCCAGTTCACGGCCGTCAACCTGGTCACCCTGTGTGTGTACGCGGCGTTCGGCGGGTTCTTCTTCCTCTCCGCGGTCCAGTTGCAGGTGGTGGTCGGCTGGTCGGCCCTCGGCGCGGGCACGGCACTGCTGCCGACGACGGTGCTGATGCTGCTGCTGTCCGCCCGCTCCGGTGAACTGGCCGTCCGCATCGGACCGCGCATCCCGCTCACCGTCGGCCCGCTGCTGTGCGCGGCGGGGATGCTGCTGATGCTGCGGGTGGGGCCGGACGCCTCCTATGTCCCCGACGTCCTGCCGGCCGTCCTGGTCCTCGGCCTCGGCATGGTGTCCCTGGTGGCGCCGCTGACGGCGACCGTCCTGGCCTCCGTGGACGTCGCGCGGGCGGGCCTGGCCAGCGGCATCAACAACGCGGCGGCGCGGGCGGCGGGCCTGATCGCGGTGGCGGCGTTGCCGCTGCTCACCGGGATGGGACAGGAGGCGTACCGCTCGGCGGACGCCTTCGACGACGCGTTCCGTCGGGCGATGATGCTGTGCGCGGGCGTGCTGGCGCTGGGCGCGGTGGTGGCCTTCGCGACCGTACGGCGGCTGCCGCCGGACTGCCGCAGGCCCGAGTGCAGGACGCACGGCAGCGTGCTGGCCCCGCCGCTGGAGGGGGAGCGGGCGAAACCGAGGCTCGGCTGA
- a CDS encoding MerR family transcriptional regulator, which produces MPAASTRPADNLDDDDYPAYTMGRAAAMLGTTPAFLRTLGEHRLITPLRSEGGHRRYSRYQLRIAARARELVDQGTPIEAACRIIILEDQLEEAQRINDQLRNRGPESEASA; this is translated from the coding sequence ATGCCCGCTGCCAGTACCCGTCCCGCCGACAATCTCGACGACGACGACTACCCCGCCTACACCATGGGCCGGGCCGCCGCGATGCTCGGCACCACCCCCGCCTTCCTCCGCACCCTCGGCGAACACCGCCTGATCACCCCCCTGCGCTCCGAAGGCGGCCACCGCCGTTACTCCCGTTACCAGCTGCGCATCGCCGCCCGTGCCCGCGAACTCGTCGACCAGGGCACCCCCATCGAGGCCGCCTGCCGCATCATCATCCTCGAAGACCAGCTCGAAGAAGCCCAGCGCATCAACGATCAACTGCGCAACCGAGGCCCCGAGTCCGAAGCCTCAGCCTGA
- a CDS encoding response regulator, with the protein MTIRVLIADDQMMVREGFSVLLNAMPDIEVVGEAVNGREAVERVRELTPDVVLMDIRMPELNGIEATREIVAADGSAKVLVLTTFDLDEYVYQALRAGASGFLLKDASARQLADGVRVVAAGEALLAPSVTRRLITEFSKLSGSPRLSPTAQAAYGDLTERETEVLVLIAQGLSNLEIAGRLVVAESTIKTHVSRILVKLGLRDRTQAAVFAYEARLVTPG; encoded by the coding sequence ATGACGATCCGCGTACTGATAGCGGACGACCAGATGATGGTGCGCGAGGGCTTCTCGGTCCTGCTGAACGCGATGCCGGACATCGAGGTGGTCGGCGAGGCCGTCAACGGCCGGGAGGCGGTGGAGCGGGTCCGCGAACTGACTCCCGACGTGGTTCTGATGGACATCCGTATGCCCGAGCTGAACGGCATCGAGGCGACGCGCGAGATCGTGGCGGCGGACGGATCGGCGAAGGTTCTGGTCCTGACCACCTTCGACCTGGACGAGTACGTCTACCAGGCGCTCCGCGCGGGGGCGTCGGGCTTCCTCCTGAAGGACGCCTCGGCCCGTCAACTGGCCGACGGGGTACGGGTGGTGGCGGCGGGCGAAGCCCTCCTGGCGCCCTCCGTCACCAGGCGCCTGATCACGGAGTTCTCGAAGCTCTCCGGCTCCCCGCGGCTGTCCCCGACCGCCCAGGCGGCGTACGGCGATCTGACCGAGCGGGAGACGGAGGTGCTGGTCCTGATCGCCCAGGGTCTGTCGAACCTGGAGATAGCCGGCCGGCTGGTGGTGGCGGAGTCGACCATCAAGACCCATGTGAGCAGAATCCTGGTGAAACTGGGCCTACGGGACCGCACCCAGGCCGCGGTGTTCGCGTACGAGGCACGGTTGGTGACGCCCGGCTAG
- a CDS encoding MFS transporter: protein MLSARRRWTVLAVCCLSMFLVGLDTTVVNVGLPAIGRGLDVDTRGLEWIVDAYTLVLASCLISSGALADRFGRRRVFQCGLAVFGAASLLCALAPSAGVLIAARAVQGVGASMLSPVALAIVVNAMPDPKERAQAIGVWASVFGLSMAAGPVTGGALLAGLDWRALFWINAPVVAAALLLSAVFVPESRAPRARPLDLPGQVLLTMVLAVVVGVLIEGPRIGWTSPAALAGYAGAAVATAGFVWAESRRREPLMDLRLFGRPVFTGAVVGAVAVFVALNVTLLLNTLYLQHTREWTPLAAGVATLPLAVGASVCAPWSGRMVGRTGPRLPLLLAGGFITAGGLCMVGLTPHTSVLLLLAAYALIGIGFGFANAPITNTAVNGLPLARAGVAGAITSTARQLGSALGIALAGGLVTATSPTELAHASRPGWILVAACGALLFVVAHVSRPAQAVTAPA, encoded by the coding sequence GTGCTGAGTGCGCGCAGACGCTGGACGGTGCTGGCCGTCTGCTGCCTGAGCATGTTCCTGGTGGGCCTGGACACCACCGTCGTCAATGTGGGCCTGCCGGCCATCGGGCGCGGCCTGGACGTCGACACGCGCGGCCTCGAATGGATCGTGGACGCCTACACCCTCGTCCTGGCCAGTTGTCTGATCTCCTCCGGCGCACTGGCGGATCGCTTCGGACGCCGCCGGGTGTTCCAGTGCGGGCTGGCCGTGTTCGGCGCGGCCTCACTGCTCTGCGCGCTCGCCCCGTCGGCGGGCGTGCTCATCGCGGCCCGCGCCGTGCAGGGCGTCGGCGCCTCGATGCTCAGCCCCGTGGCGCTGGCGATCGTGGTGAACGCGATGCCGGACCCGAAGGAACGGGCGCAGGCGATCGGCGTCTGGGCGTCGGTGTTCGGACTGAGCATGGCCGCCGGACCTGTCACCGGCGGCGCGCTGCTCGCAGGGCTCGACTGGCGGGCGCTGTTCTGGATCAACGCACCCGTCGTCGCGGCCGCTCTGCTGCTCAGTGCGGTGTTCGTGCCGGAGTCCCGGGCACCGCGGGCCCGGCCGCTCGACCTGCCCGGCCAGGTCCTGCTGACGATGGTCCTCGCCGTCGTGGTCGGCGTCCTGATCGAAGGACCGCGCATCGGCTGGACGTCGCCTGCGGCGCTGGCGGGATACGCGGGGGCCGCCGTGGCGACTGCCGGGTTCGTGTGGGCCGAGTCCCGCCGACGTGAGCCGCTGATGGATCTACGGCTCTTCGGGCGACCGGTCTTCACAGGCGCCGTCGTGGGCGCGGTCGCGGTCTTCGTCGCCCTGAACGTGACACTGCTGCTGAACACCCTCTACCTGCAGCACACCCGGGAATGGACGCCGCTGGCCGCCGGCGTGGCGACCCTGCCCCTGGCCGTCGGAGCGAGCGTCTGCGCGCCCTGGTCGGGCCGCATGGTCGGCCGCACGGGACCACGGCTGCCGCTGCTCCTCGCCGGCGGGTTCATCACGGCCGGCGGGCTCTGCATGGTCGGGCTCACCCCGCACACGAGCGTGCTCCTGCTGCTGGCCGCGTACGCGCTCATCGGCATCGGGTTCGGCTTCGCCAACGCCCCGATCACCAACACGGCGGTCAATGGACTGCCGCTCGCCCGGGCCGGCGTGGCCGGTGCGATCACCTCCACCGCACGGCAACTCGGCTCCGCCCTCGGCATCGCTCTCGCCGGCGGCCTGGTCACGGCCACCAGCCCGACGGAACTCGCACACGCGTCCCGCCCGGGCTGGATCCTGGTCGCTGCCTGCGGCGCACTGCTCTTCGTCGTCGCCCACGTGTCACGACCGGCGCAGGCCGTCACGGCCCCCGCGTGA
- the kynU gene encoding kynureninase, with protein sequence MSDRLAFEAKELDEGDELADLRARFVLDTGSDHADGAAGVYLDGNSLGALPAAVPGRVEDVVRRQWGELRIRSWDESGWWTAPERIGDRIAPLVGAAAGQIVVGDSTSVNVFKALVGAVRLADDAGDARDEILVDATTFPTDGYIAESAARLTGRTLIPVAPGEVPAALSERTAAVLLNHVDYRTGRLHDLPSLTAAVHAAGAIAVWDLCHSAGALPVGLDEHGVDLAVGCTYKYLNGGPGSPAYLYVRRELQDRFDSPLPGWNSHAEPFGMRETYEPARGALRGRVGTPDILSMLALEAALDVWEGVSIETVRAKSLALTDFFLECVAAYVPDGQVESLTPVRHEERGSQVALRCDHAGDVMRRLMARGVVGDFRRPDVLRFGFTPLYVGFADVERAARILGEELRRSG encoded by the coding sequence ATGTCTGACCGACTCGCCTTCGAGGCAAAGGAGTTGGACGAGGGCGACGAACTCGCGGACCTGCGCGCACGGTTCGTCCTCGACACCGGGTCCGATCACGCCGACGGCGCCGCGGGCGTCTATCTGGACGGCAACTCGCTGGGCGCGCTGCCCGCCGCCGTCCCCGGCCGCGTCGAGGACGTCGTCCGCCGCCAGTGGGGCGAGTTGCGCATCCGCTCCTGGGACGAGAGCGGCTGGTGGACGGCGCCCGAGCGGATCGGCGACCGGATCGCCCCGCTGGTGGGCGCGGCGGCCGGGCAGATCGTGGTCGGCGACTCGACAAGTGTCAACGTCTTCAAGGCACTTGTGGGCGCGGTACGCCTCGCGGACGACGCCGGGGATGCCCGGGACGAGATTCTCGTCGACGCGACGACCTTCCCCACCGACGGCTACATAGCCGAGTCCGCGGCCCGTCTGACCGGCCGCACACTGATCCCGGTGGCACCGGGCGAGGTGCCGGCCGCGCTGTCGGAGCGCACGGCCGCCGTCCTGCTCAACCACGTCGACTACCGCACCGGACGCCTGCACGACCTGCCGTCGCTCACCGCCGCCGTGCACGCGGCGGGCGCGATCGCCGTCTGGGACCTGTGCCACAGCGCGGGCGCCCTGCCGGTGGGCCTCGACGAGCACGGCGTGGACCTCGCGGTGGGCTGCACCTACAAGTACCTGAACGGCGGCCCGGGTTCGCCGGCGTACCTGTACGTCCGACGCGAACTCCAGGACCGTTTCGACTCGCCGCTGCCCGGCTGGAACTCGCACGCCGAACCCTTCGGCATGCGGGAGACGTACGAGCCGGCCCGGGGCGCGCTGCGCGGGCGCGTCGGCACCCCGGACATCCTGTCGATGCTCGCCCTGGAGGCGGCCCTCGACGTCTGGGAGGGCGTGTCGATCGAGACGGTGCGGGCGAAGTCGTTGGCCCTTACGGACTTCTTCCTGGAGTGCGTCGCCGCGTACGTCCCCGACGGGCAGGTCGAGTCGCTGACTCCGGTGCGTCACGAGGAGCGGGGCAGCCAGGTGGCGCTGCGCTGCGACCACGCCGGCGACGTCATGCGGCGGCTCATGGCGCGCGGGGTCGTCGGCGACTTCCGCCGCCCGGACGTCCTCCGCTTCGGCTTCACCCCGCTGTACGTCGGCTTCGCGGACGTGGAACGGGCGGCGCGGATCCTGGGCGAGGAACTGCGCCGGTCCGGCTGA
- a CDS encoding DUF397 domain-containing protein: protein MYGRVRAVRDSKQHDGPLLAVSREGWRAFIQQF from the coding sequence GTGTACGGACGGGTCCGCGCCGTCCGCGACAGCAAGCAGCACGACGGCCCCCTCCTCGCCGTCTCCCGTGAGGGCTGGCGCGCCTTCATCCAGCAGTTCTGA
- a CDS encoding sensor histidine kinase, translated as MTDTTQTHTTHPDDPFEAYRPRSPEFRAAVDALRGMRQDLFHDAFAYRPLPRREPTGVLARIAKGRRGEYAVWSRHGIVGAGGVLAMLIGYTDDGGGLFGTVIGLLALAPVLMTLVRPVGAFWLSLASTTAVALVGTTYGNWPWLPGSFLSHLLVLTVVAIRTRPRTTAWMWLLTGLYGLVAETAFSSGHYETNVAPMLVFSAIILLAVTVWHIRRQAEQEVTAQQTVTAHERSRRTLLEERTTIARELHDVVAHHMSVVAIQAEAAPYRVENPPPELEKAFSTIRENAVAALTELRRVLGVVRAEDYEVPDAPQPTLAELDALLANVREAGLDVEKGITGAVRELPQGVELSAYRIVQEALSNTLRHAPGASARVEVGYVLGGLGLRVVNGPPPNPSLIKPSPGAGHGITGMRERVTMLNGEMTAEPTPEGGYEVTVFLPVPMASAASASSDSSPDEGGA; from the coding sequence GTGACCGACACGACGCAGACGCACACCACGCACCCGGACGACCCGTTCGAGGCCTACCGGCCGCGCAGTCCGGAGTTCCGGGCGGCCGTGGACGCCCTGCGCGGCATGCGCCAGGACCTGTTCCACGACGCCTTCGCCTACCGCCCGCTGCCCCGCCGCGAGCCCACGGGCGTCCTCGCACGCATCGCGAAGGGCCGCAGGGGGGAGTACGCGGTCTGGTCCCGGCACGGGATCGTCGGCGCGGGCGGTGTGCTGGCGATGCTGATCGGCTACACGGACGACGGCGGGGGCCTGTTCGGCACCGTGATCGGCCTGCTCGCCCTGGCGCCGGTGTTGATGACGCTGGTGCGGCCGGTCGGCGCGTTCTGGCTGTCCCTCGCGTCGACGACGGCGGTGGCCCTGGTCGGCACGACCTACGGCAACTGGCCGTGGCTGCCCGGAAGTTTCCTCTCCCACCTGCTGGTCCTGACGGTCGTGGCGATACGCACCCGCCCGCGCACAACGGCGTGGATGTGGCTGCTGACGGGGCTGTACGGCCTTGTCGCCGAGACCGCTTTCAGCTCGGGCCACTACGAGACGAACGTCGCGCCGATGCTGGTGTTCTCCGCGATCATCCTGCTCGCCGTCACCGTCTGGCACATCCGCCGGCAGGCCGAGCAGGAGGTGACGGCCCAGCAGACGGTGACCGCGCACGAGCGTTCCCGGCGCACCCTGCTGGAGGAGCGCACCACGATCGCCCGCGAGCTGCACGACGTGGTCGCGCACCACATGTCGGTGGTCGCGATCCAGGCGGAGGCCGCGCCCTACCGGGTGGAGAATCCGCCACCGGAGCTGGAGAAGGCCTTCTCCACCATCCGGGAGAACGCGGTGGCGGCGCTCACGGAGCTGCGCCGGGTGCTGGGCGTGGTCCGCGCCGAGGACTACGAGGTCCCCGACGCCCCGCAGCCCACCCTCGCCGAGCTGGACGCGCTGCTCGCCAACGTGCGGGAGGCCGGTCTGGACGTGGAGAAGGGGATCACGGGCGCGGTGCGCGAACTGCCGCAGGGTGTGGAGCTGTCGGCGTACCGCATCGTGCAGGAGGCGCTGAGCAACACGCTGCGCCACGCGCCCGGGGCGAGCGCCCGCGTGGAGGTGGGGTACGTCCTGGGCGGCCTGGGCCTGCGCGTGGTGAACGGCCCCCCGCCCAACCCGTCCCTGATCAAGCCGTCTCCCGGAGCAGGCCACGGCATCACGGGCATGCGCGAGCGGGTCACGATGCTGAACGGTGAGATGACGGCGGAACCGACACCGGAGGGGGGCTACGAGGTGACGGTGTTCCTGCCGGTCCCGATGGCTTCCGCGGCTTCCGCTTCTTCCGATTCTTCTCCTGACGAGGGTGGAGCATGA
- a CDS encoding tryptophan 2,3-dioxygenase family protein: MSHEASEPETPHLDFAGTTPYEDYVKADVLTHLQHTLSDDPGEMVFLVTTQVMELWFTVIVHEWETAAGALRSDDVPTAIAALKRSVRELEALNASWKPLAQLTPAQFNAYRSALGEGSGFQSAMYRRMEFLLGEKSASMLVPHRGAPRVHAELEKALHEPGLYDEVLRLLARRGHPIPSSVLERDVSQRYEPSPDVEAVWTTVYSGDESDEVARLGEALTDVAELVWRWRNDHLVATRRAMGAKAGTGGSAGVAWLEKRAQKNVFPELWTARSHV; encoded by the coding sequence ATGTCCCACGAGGCCTCTGAGCCCGAGACCCCGCATCTCGACTTCGCAGGTACGACGCCGTACGAGGACTACGTCAAGGCGGACGTGCTCACCCACCTCCAGCACACCCTCTCCGACGATCCCGGAGAGATGGTCTTCCTGGTCACGACCCAGGTGATGGAGCTGTGGTTCACGGTCATCGTCCATGAGTGGGAGACGGCGGCCGGCGCCCTGCGCTCGGACGACGTGCCGACGGCGATCGCCGCGCTGAAGCGTTCCGTCCGCGAGCTGGAGGCGCTGAACGCCTCCTGGAAGCCGCTCGCACAGCTGACCCCGGCCCAGTTCAACGCCTACCGCTCCGCGCTCGGCGAGGGCTCCGGCTTCCAGTCGGCGATGTACCGCCGCATGGAGTTCCTGCTCGGCGAGAAGTCCGCGTCCATGCTGGTCCCGCACCGCGGCGCACCCCGCGTCCACGCGGAGCTGGAGAAGGCGCTGCACGAGCCGGGCCTGTACGACGAGGTGCTGCGGCTGCTGGCCCGCCGCGGCCACCCGATCCCCTCCTCCGTCCTGGAGCGGGACGTCTCGCAGCGCTACGAGCCCTCCCCGGACGTCGAAGCGGTGTGGACGACCGTCTACTCGGGCGACGAGAGCGACGAGGTCGCCCGCCTCGGCGAGGCGTTGACGGACGTCGCCGAGCTGGTGTGGCGCTGGCGCAACGACCACCTCGTCGCCACCCGCCGCGCGATGGGGGCGAAGGCGGGCACCGGCGGCTCGGCCGGCGTGGCCTGGCTGGAGAAGCGCGCCCAGAAGAACGTGTTCCCGGAGCTGTGGACGGCGAGGTCCCATGTCTGA
- a CDS encoding alpha/beta hydrolase — MPDDVVAARAAAEEESAFAHPPVDPDVTRSYGDHPDQVIDFYAPRVESGPGGSVPLVVVLHGGAWRAPYDRRHVTPFADFLARRGFAVANVEYRRGAESPAPQGTSPIAGRWPDTFDDIAAALDALPALVGEALPQADARRTVLTGHSAGGHLALWAAARHVLPADAPWRTGGPAPLRGVVALAPIADFTVAEKLDVCGGAARQLLGGEEQFDERRPYADPALLLPTGIATTLVQGRTDLVVPQAVAEAYADAAAKAGEVVGLTLLEDVGHFPLIDPAADACAVVAEEIAQLAW; from the coding sequence ATGCCGGACGACGTTGTCGCAGCCCGGGCCGCCGCTGAGGAGGAGTCGGCCTTCGCGCATCCGCCCGTCGACCCCGACGTCACCAGGTCGTACGGCGACCACCCCGACCAGGTGATCGACTTCTACGCCCCGCGCGTGGAGAGCGGACCGGGCGGTTCCGTCCCGCTCGTCGTCGTACTGCACGGCGGGGCCTGGCGCGCACCGTACGACCGGCGGCACGTCACCCCGTTCGCGGACTTCCTGGCCCGACGGGGGTTCGCCGTGGCCAACGTGGAGTACCGGCGCGGCGCCGAGAGCCCGGCCCCGCAGGGGACATCCCCGATCGCGGGGCGCTGGCCCGACACCTTCGACGACATCGCCGCCGCCCTCGACGCGCTCCCCGCCCTCGTCGGGGAGGCCCTGCCGCAGGCCGACGCCCGCCGCACCGTGCTCACCGGCCACTCGGCGGGCGGACACCTCGCCCTGTGGGCGGCGGCCCGGCATGTGCTGCCCGCCGACGCCCCGTGGCGCACCGGCGGCCCCGCTCCGCTGCGGGGCGTCGTCGCACTCGCCCCGATCGCCGACTTCACGGTCGCCGAGAAACTGGACGTCTGCGGCGGCGCCGCCCGTCAACTCCTCGGCGGCGAGGAGCAGTTCGACGAGCGCCGACCGTACGCCGACCCCGCCCTCCTGCTGCCGACCGGGATCGCGACGACGCTGGTCCAGGGCCGCACCGACCTGGTCGTGCCGCAGGCGGTCGCCGAGGCGTACGCGGACGCGGCGGCGAAGGCGGGCGAGGTGGTGGGCCTGACCCTCCTGGAGGACGTCGGCCACTTCCCGCTCATCGACCCGGCGGCGGACGCGTGCGCGGTGGTGGCGGAGGAGATCGCGCAACTGGCGTGGTGA
- a CDS encoding DUF3151 domain-containing protein, giving the protein MSIHENLLGGPPPTHLPDDPEPRELLANGTAPADVAAKYPTSSLAWAQLADDAFERGSVVESYAYARTGYHRGLDSLRRSGWKGHGPVPWEHEANRGFLRALHALARAAGSIGEQEEYERCTQFLKDSSATAAQTLG; this is encoded by the coding sequence ATGTCCATTCACGAGAACCTCCTCGGGGGCCCGCCCCCGACCCACCTCCCCGACGACCCGGAGCCGCGCGAGCTCCTCGCGAACGGCACGGCGCCCGCCGACGTCGCCGCGAAGTACCCGACGTCCTCGCTGGCCTGGGCCCAGCTCGCCGACGACGCGTTCGAGCGGGGCAGCGTGGTGGAGTCCTACGCGTACGCCCGTACGGGGTACCACCGCGGCCTGGACAGTCTGCGGCGGAGCGGCTGGAAGGGCCACGGACCGGTGCCCTGGGAGCACGAGGCGAACCGTGGCTTCCTGCGTGCCCTGCACGCCCTCGCCCGCGCCGCCGGATCCATCGGCGAGCAGGAGGAGTACGAGCGCTGCACGCAGTTCCTGAAGGACTCCTCGGCGACGGCGGCCCAGACGCTGGGCTGA
- a CDS encoding helix-turn-helix domain-containing protein, which translates to MNTGSGDAELEQILDGIGPRLRRLRRERGLTLEALAATTGISVSTLSRVESGRRRPTLDLLIPLARAHRVALDQLVAAPASGDPRVHLRPLHKERGSVLVPLTQYPGRVQVFKQVLAPRRPELVTHEGYEWLYVLAGRLRLILGARDFTLRPGEVAEFDTAEPHWFGPADTNAVEILHLFGPRGDQAVVRAGPSTTP; encoded by the coding sequence ATGAACACAGGATCCGGGGACGCGGAGCTGGAACAGATCCTCGACGGCATCGGGCCCCGGTTGCGCAGGCTGCGCCGGGAACGGGGACTCACGCTCGAGGCGCTCGCGGCCACGACCGGGATCTCGGTCAGCACACTGTCCCGGGTGGAATCGGGCCGTCGACGCCCCACTCTGGACCTGCTCATCCCGCTGGCCCGGGCACACCGCGTCGCACTCGACCAGCTGGTGGCGGCGCCGGCCAGCGGTGACCCCCGGGTACACCTGCGGCCCCTGCACAAGGAGCGCGGAAGCGTCCTGGTGCCCCTGACGCAGTACCCGGGCCGCGTACAGGTCTTCAAGCAGGTACTGGCGCCCCGCCGGCCGGAACTGGTCACCCACGAGGGCTACGAATGGCTCTACGTCCTCGCCGGCCGGCTACGCCTCATCCTCGGGGCGCGGGACTTCACGCTGCGGCCCGGCGAAGTGGCCGAGTTCGACACCGCCGAGCCCCACTGGTTCGGCCCGGCGGACACGAACGCCGTGGAGATCCTGCACCTGTTCGGCCCACGAGGAGACCAGGCCGTCGTCCGCGCCGGCCCGTCCACAACACCCTGA